In Suncus etruscus isolate mSunEtr1 chromosome 2, mSunEtr1.pri.cur, whole genome shotgun sequence, the genomic stretch caagtaTTTAATTCTTATAGAAAACctcctctgggcccggagagatagcacagcggcgtttgctttgcaagcagccgatccaggaccaaaggtggttggttcaaatcctggtgtcccatatggtcccccgtgcctgccaggagctatttctgagcagacagccaggagtaacccttgagcaccaccgggtgtggcccaaaaataaaaaaaaaaaaaacccactgaaAGATGGGCTCTGGAGCCAGggagagcacaggctttgcatgcagtagacttGAGTTAAACTTTAGCACTACAGGGTCACCTGAGCATGGTGGAGCAACCTCGTGCACAGAGTTAGGAGCACAAGTGCCTCATGCTATCCCCCCAAAGATAAAACTTCAGGGACATGGGAGGTACTTAGAGAGCTGGAGAATAGGCTTTGCAAGCAGAAGTCCCAcattgatccctggtaccacatggtcccccgaggacctctgggagtgatccccagcagttaggtatggtcccaaaactgaataaataaaagatgaaacaTCAGTGTTTCCTTAAGGACATCTTAGGATTTCCCTGAATCAAGCTACAGAATCTTAGcataaaaaatacatttcctggggccagcgaggtggcgctagaggtaaggtgtctgccttacctagccaaggaaggaccacggttctatcccccggcatcccatatggtccccccaagccaggggcaatttctgagcgcttagccaggagtaacccctgagcatcaaacgggtgtggcccgaaaaacaaaaacaaacaaaaaaaaatccaaatgtacAAATAAAGGGACAGCTAAGCAGGAAACAGGCACATGGGTCAAAGGTACACTGAGGCTGGAAGTTGTCAGCCCAGCACACAAGCCTGTGTGGTTCATCTCAGGGGGCTCAGGCCCATGGCAGCTCTTGCTCTTTGCTCTCCATGCAAGGCAGTCTGTTTCAGCTTACACAAGACCCTGCAAGATGGGAGATGGCCCAGGAAGGGAAATGTACCCCCATGCAGACACTCACTCTGTAtgcaggggaggaggggaggaggccAGTCAGCCTTCCTGGCTACAAGGTGGGACgctgaggggagagagggaggggatcCTTACATCCTTGGCTGCCTTGGGATCCGACACGCAGGCAAAGGTGATGTCACAAGTGGAAACGACTTCAGCGGGGGTTCTTCCTAGGCGGGCCCCCTCCTGGATGAACAAATCACACTGCAAAAGTCACAGATCCTAACGTGAGCTGCACGCAGTACactgaggcaggcaggcaggcaggccggGCAGGCCGGAGACTCAGCGCCCAGTCCTCCTGGCCTGTCTGCAAGGGCAGGGGCCAGGGACTCCAGAGGGTGGTGGCACCTGGGAAAGCAGACGAGGCTCCGTAAGGACCATCGTGTTCTCACGTCCCCATACCTAGAGGTGCCCTTGCTCAGCCACACAAGGACTGCAGCTTTCTGTTGGGGGAAGCGCCTGTCTGCAGCCCTTGTGTTGAGGTGGCAGCTGCTTCTCACCTGGTTGCCTCTGGGGTGCCCCAGCACTAGCCTTTCGTGAGCTTATAGTCACAGTCACTCAGGACAGCTCATAACAAAACACATCAGTAATTAGACTAGTTTGAACTTATTTTTATCAACTTTtacataaaagttttttttttggtcacacctggcagtgctcaggggttactcctggctctacgctcagaaatcgctcctggcaggctcgggggaccatatgggatttgaaacaccgtccttctgcatgcaaggcaaacaccctacctccatgctatctctccggcccctgcataaAAGTTTTAATGCAcattcttttagtttttcactaATATTTCCTTTGTGTTCTTGTTCTCAGGTCAAAGTCAGTGCttgtttagggtttacttctggctttgtgatcattcctggtgctaCTGGGGGAATACtgtgtagtaccagggatcaaacccagggctttgcACACAAGATGCattctcttttaatttatatctcccctaaagggctttttttttttttctttattttttggttttttgggtcacttcaTTTTATATccttggtatttttctttttttctgcagtgCCAAGGACTGAAACAGGTGCTTCATGGTGCCAGGGCATTTGTCCTATCTCAGGGCCTTATCCTTGATCCATGTCCAGTATTTTAAAATCTTCCCTTTTTGTTGTATCACCTGGCATACTTCATCTCTACCTGCCTGAGCTAAGGGCACAGTTTCTGTGTGCCAGGGCTGGTGCAGACAGGGGAGGGCACCCCTTATTCTCCCACCATCCCTGCCAGGGCTCACCCCCGACCCTGCACATTCACAGTAGCAGTGAAAAACTTACTTTTTCTGCAGTCCGGTTCCAGACAGTGACTGTATGACCCATTTTTAGCAAGTTGGAGACGATACCACTTCCCATGAGGCCAAGGCCCAGAAACCCGATCCTGAAAGAGAGGGTCTGGTCAGCTGTGGGCAGCAGGCTGAGGTGCTCAAACCAGCAGAAGCACTGTGGTGGGCACAAGGCAGGCATGACTTCCTCACTATGCCACTGATTATACAAGCGTCGCTGAACCAAACCAGGAGTTCTAAACCACGCCTGCCATAGAATTTAGTCTTCCCAATTTCTCTTCCTTGTAGCCTGGGTGACAGGGACTGGAAAGCAGGCGCCATCTTCAGCCCTGTCACTTGCCAGTCCTGAGCAGCGTGGGCCTGATCCTTGTCTCCAAAACTCCTGCTGAGTTTTGGAGCAAATCCAAGAGACCTGCATCCTCTGCGCACTCCTGTCTCCCTCCAGCCTCTGCTGCCTTTGGTCCTCGATGCTCTGCTCACTTTCACTCCCAGATTCTACCCCTTCCTGTGGTATCCACAACTCACAGCCTATTATTCATCAATACATTTCCTGGAAGCTTCAGATGACCTGATCTTGGTGTCTTTTCTGAGGCTCCAAACATGGTTAAAGAGCATGTTTCTTCAATTCTTTGTTGTTAGAAGCAGGATTTGTGGTGGAGTGGTGTAGTTAGTGGGGACAGACCGAGGGTGGAGGCAACTTGGGGCTTTCCACAATGTAGTCATGGGCACATGAGCTCTTTTCTGCCCTGATGTCTTAAAATGCACCTAGAGATGAGGCTCTGCCGGCAGCCAGTATCAGTCACACCCATTCTGCAGTCTGATGGGGACAGACAGGACGAATGGGCCAACTGGCTCTGACCACCTGGTTAGGGCACTTTCTAAAGGCACCCGTGAACCTGCCTGATGGGGTGGCACTCGAGAGTGGAGCCAGTCTAAGGCACAGGTTCAGTTTTGACTAGGTCCTCTTGTTTTTCAGCTCAGTTTTCTCTTAGCTGTATCCACCACCATTAGATGTCCCAGTGTGATAACTGCAGCCACCTCTGCAAACTGTCCCTTCTCCAAGCTTCCCACATTCTAGCAGATACCCCTCTCTCTGGCTTGTTCTCTGTCTACCTGCACAAAGTTGCTGGAAATGGAAGCCAGCACCTCCCTCAGGTGATATGCCCATGGGCAAAGGCAGAAAGATGCATAACAAGAAAGTTCTTCCTTTGTCAATGTTAAGTTGGCCTAAGTTTGTGCGTCAGGATGGGGatccttttccttttctgtggTGTTCTAGGACACCCAGCAAACTGGAGATGAAGCTTCAGGATCTGAAACATGACAACAGATAGTCCATCCGGGCAGGAGGACTACGTGAGCTGATTCTCTTTGTGCCTGGCTTCAAACACGGGTGGGTCTGAGCAACAAGGCAACAGGGGTCTCAGGTGAGATTACTGAAACCCAGTCCAGCTGCTAGCCAAGTCCCTTTCATTTGAAAACCAAGACAGTCCAGTCTTgcagccagagcaataggacagtgggtagggcattggccttgtatgtggccaaccagggcctggtcctcagcaccccagggttctctgagcccatcaggagtaaatacctaagtgcaaagacaggagtaagccctgagcattgctgggcgtggttcaaaaactaaaccaaatccCCAAACCCCAACAGAAAGCCTATTAACTCAATGGTAGGCATTCATCTTCCTTTTATTAGGACATAACACCCTTTTATCTCCTCCACTCTACAAGGAGAACTCACAGAAAATGACTGGTAAAAATAGCAATTTCTTTttagttgtgctcaggaatctccccAGACaggctaaagggaccatatgtggtgccagagatagtgTTTGGGtgcactgtgtgcaaggcaagagttttaCCCCCCTCTTGTACCATCTATCTGGTCTGAATTAGTTTTAACAatactccaaaaaataaaaaataaaaaagcagcagcagcagcagaactgCTTTTAGTTAAAGATGACTATGGAAACCTAAACTTGGCATTCCTAATTAGGAGAATGAGCCCCTTCATCAATGCCCTCCTGTAAGTCTTGTTGTCATCACTTTTGGGTACAACAAGATTCCCCTGAAGTATGGAGGGAATAGGAGAAGCCGCTCTGTTCCAACATTTGCCTGATCCCACCAAGTCCCCAACCCCCTGATTCCATGTCTGATGTCCATGTTTATTTAAGCCATTCATTGTCAGAGGGTCACATGTCTGTCACAAGATCTTGAGGTCTTTCTCACACCTACTGAGACTGTACTCTGGGAAAAGGCCAGTTAAGTGCTCTAGGCCCTCTGGGGTTTCCCACAGGAAGCGTTACTAAAAGGACCTACTTTTTGTCGGTTGGTGTGATGCTTCCGTTCACTGCGGTGCTGTCAGCTGCCTGGATGGAGGTGGACCCTGTCTCctaggggaaggaggaagagaatatCAGCAGTGTGCTCGCGGCCAGGCCTTCGAAATAGACCCAGACAGGAGCGTACAGCTACGTACCTCTTCACAGATCTTAAGTTTCTTTGTGATTGCTTGGTAACAGACAGCCGgctaagagagagaaaaagacagaatttACTGGGACTGGAGAGGGCCTTCTGCAAGTGACCAGACACTTAACTAAGGCTTCTACCTGCTCTGAACCCATACCTCTCCAGATTCTCCCTGGcaaggcacggggggggggggggggggggggggggggggggggcggcggcgCGGCGGCGGCATACCCTCACTCTGTGATATATTCCCTTAGAAGATTTAAGATTTggcctaggggccgggcggtggcgctgtaggtaaggtgcctgccttgcctgcgctagcctaggacagaccgcggttcaatcccccggcgtcccatatggtcccccaagaagccaggagtaacccctgagcgtcacagggtgtggcccaaaaaccaaaaaaaaaaaaaaaaaaaaaaaaaaagaagaagatttggCCTAAAGCGGAATCAGCACTGAAAActtctctggcatcctgtattatttttgtttttgggccacacccgtttgatgctcagggtttactcctggttatgcgctcagaaatcgctcctggcttgggggaccataagagatgccgggggatcaaactgcgtggtccatcctggatcagctgtgtgcaaatgccttaccattatgccactgctccagcccggGATCCTGTTTTAGGGGAGCCTGATTGTTCCACCAGGGAACTAATACCACCTCCTTTAATCCTCATGCACTTCTGCTAGCTAAAGAGGCTGCAGAGAGTAAGTGGCAAAAGTTCTCCCATGAGCCTGAGGGTCTCAGAACCTGACATTCCAAAGGCTTCGCCCAACTCAGCCTGTCACACTAGGAACCCCGCAGACTCATGAGAAGTGTTGACCCCAACAAGAAGGCACCCCGAGTAGCACAGCAGAGCTGCCCCTGGATGGTGGGGATCACAGAGACTGGTTTTTGTGCTAGATACTGAAGGCAGCTCCAAAAGTTCAACTCCAAATGgctgagtttattttctttttttctttttggtttttgggccacacctggggtgcttaggggttactcctgactgtctgctcagaaatagctcctggcaggcacgggggaccatacgggataccgggatttgaaccaaccaccttaggtcctggatcggctgcttgcaaggcaaacaccgctgtgctatctctccgggccctattttattttttttctttatttttaggccacacctggcagcactcaggagtcactcctggctctgcgctcagaaaccatttttggcagtgctggggagaccatatgggatgccagggatcacatcCAGGccagccacaaacaaggcaaataccctccccactgtgttattctCCGGCACCAAATGGATGAGTTTAAAGTTGAAAATGTTAAGACTCATGAGTTGGTCTTCGGGTGGCATCAGAACTAGTGTGCTGGGCAGGGCAGTCTCCAGCCACCGAGGCACCTGATCTGGTCCAGGTGGCCTGGGCCATGGTAAGGGAGCACCGGTATAGGAGAGCCTAAGTGAGCGGCTTTCTCCCCTCCAGCTAGCCCCTGACTGAGGGTCTCCAAATATGACTCACCTTCTCTGTTTGGCTGAGGAGGAAGTGGTGGAAATGAGGGTCGGCATCCTTGACAGGCTGAAAGTAGAAGCCATGGTAGAGACCAGTTACCTTCCTCGCGGCAGACGTGCCTCTAGGGGGTGTGTCTGCCTGCAAACCCTCTGAGAGCCTCTCACGCTCATCACTGACTGGACACTGTCCCACCTCGGGCTAAGTCAGTTGGGCAAGACCCCTGTCCCAACCAAAGGACAAGTggctttaagagaaaaaaatagatattatacCAATTATCCATCAACACTGTGGGGGAAATGCTGAAGAAACGGACTTGTGTTTTTATcccttttttcctgtttttttttttttttttgggccacacctggccgtgtTCAAGGGGCCAGCAGTGTCTGGAGGTGAACCTTGGGACCCCTGCATATAGAACACATTGAGTCAGTCTTTGGACACTCATGCTTTCCCAACCTCGCCCTGCCCACAGCTCCCACAAGAGCAACTCgtagatctcttttttttttttttttttggtttttgggccacacccggcgatgctcaggggttactcctggctgtctgctcagaaatagctcctggcaggcacgggggaaccatatgggacaccgggatttgaaccaaccacctttggtcctgaatcggctgcttgcaaggcaaacaccgctgtgctatctttccgggccctcgtAGATCTCTTTAAGTTGGGGATTAGGTCTATTCGGACACCAGACCAGAGGGCCTTACCACTCACCTCCTTCATGTAGTGCAAATCAAAACCAGAATATCCCAGCTGGCAGCCAGGAATGTGGCCCTTACCTCACTCACAGCTGGCTGCCACTTGAAGGCGGCCATGGAGCCGGCCATCATACCCTTCACGGTGCTGGACTCGGGGATAGTGAGGTCCTGGAGGGGAAGCACAGTGTAAGGGGCAAGCCCCCGCCAAGGAGCACCTGATCCCCAGACCAACTCCAGAGAAGTTGGGCAGGAAACTCAGCCCACTGTGTAGCACTGTGGGCAGGCAGATAGGCCTGGGGAGCCTTTTGTTAGCCAGTACTAACTGGCTCGGAGGGAAGCTGCCGTCACTAAACACAACGATGAAGTCTGCTCCACCTCGTGTTGACAGTTCCGAAATTAGAACCAGGGGCTTGGGTGTCACTGGTTTCCTTTCCCCAGATGGGTAGGACCCAGCAGAGTGGGGTGGCAAAGGATTGCCCAACTCTCTGAGGTTGGTTTGTGCTCACCCGACCAccattataacttttcttttttttggtttttgtgccacacccggtggttattcctggctcaaaaatcactcctggcaggctcggtggaccatatgggatgctggagatcaaacctgggtccgttccgggtcagctgtgtgcaaagcaaatgccctaccactgtgctttggACTCTACCCTCAGTTTTCCTCTGGCTCCCGGACCTAAAGGGATTTTCAGCTTGTCCTGTAGTTCTCCAGCCTCTGAAAATCAGGATGCTGTTCTCTTGAGTCTGAGGCTTGAGCCCCCTCCTCCCTTCTAAAACCTACTGTCAATGTGAATGCCTTTTGAATGGGGCACGTGTTGGTTCTGCATGCCATCCACAGCACCAGGCCCAAGCTCAGGCCACCGCCCCATCACTTGAACGAAAGCTCTCGCCTGCTCTGGCTCCAGCCCATACTGTCTATCTTGGACAAGCATTCTGTCATTTGTTCCTGGACTACCTTCCTGTTCAGTCTTGCCAAGCCTGGCCCATGCCCGTCTTGTGTACTGGCCCAGGCATCCTGCTTCAGTGTTCAATGCTTTGCGGCCAAGGCACTCATAGACTCTCAGGTACTCGGGCCTCTGCAGCCTTAAATAGAACAAGCTCCAATGTGCCATACACACACAGAGCCACTCACCAGGAGCTGTAGAGACACTAACCTTCTCATCCTTTGGGGGCCGACCCCGCTTCCGGGGACTCTGCTCTTGGGCTCTCTTCAGAGGGGACTTGGAGCCTCTATCGGAAGAGCCCGAGGAcacccttttctttccttctcctacgCTCTTCTTCACCTTCCCTTCAGACAGGCTAAGCTTGCGCTTCTCATCACCTGAGTTGGGCCTGCTTCTTTCCTCACTGGAGTTACGTCGATTCTTGTCATCAGCAGAACTGTGGGATGACGTCTGGAAGtttaataataacaatgataacCACCGTAACAGCCACTGCCATCGCCATTTTCACGAGCCACGCCAGTGCCAGGAGCTCGGCTGGCCTTCTGTACACAACCACCCTAGACATCAAGCTCTGCTGGCATGTGGGGAAGCAAAGAGACGTGACGTGCCCACTGTGCCAGAGCCAAGCAGGGACTCATGCTCAGGTGTGGATAGGAGCCCAAGGCTATACCTAAAAGCTCAGATACTACTCCCAGCTCCTAGTCCCTGaaaagttggccacatgcagtgaGCTAAGCCGACACTATAGAAATGAGCCACTCTGCTTCTCCACAGCATTTCACACACACAATAGTGTGTGTTTGGTGACATCTGATCCGTTATTTACTGGGAAAACCCAATGGCCTGGTGCTGGGTGAAATTGAGAAGCTGCCTCTCACCTGGTCCTTTCCTTTGGCTCTTCTGAGGAACTCTTCCACAGCGTCCACAGCTTGCTGGAAGCGTTTACCTTTATTAATCTTGATCATTTCCTCCTTGTGTGCATGGTATGGCTTTAGCTGCTCCACTTTGATCCAGGCACTAGCAGAGAAGGCAAACAAGGGCATGATGCAGGAGGCATAGGCAAAAAGTCTAAATAATCTCATGGGATCAGGAAGTCAATGTCCGCAAGGTTCAAGTAGACTCTGAACAGGCCTGCTTGTGCCCCGGAAACCCAACCCTGAGCCTTCAAGTACATTCTCCTGGAAGATGTGAAGAGAAACAATACACATGCTGTAAATGAGGCTGTGTTTCCCTTCTTCATTTGCTTCTATGCTGAACCACACTTTCTGCAGCCTGCCCGCCTGCTTATCACAGAACACAGAAGACCGCACTAAAGTTCAGGAGTCAGGGCACCTGCCTGAACCAAGCATGAACTAAGCTGCAGTACCACCCAGCAATCCTGCAAACCTGATAGAGCCTGAGCACCTGCCCTGGAGCTGCGAAACACCCTCCTAGGTTAAGGCAGCACCACATCCTCTCATCTTCTTTCCATCATAGCAGGGAGCCTACAATTGTTCAGAAACAATTACAGTTATGGCTACCACCACACTAACAGGTGACACATGGTTTGGAATGAGGGGCAATCACAAAAGGAGGCCTTTGAAATTAAGATTCAGTTGTGATAACAGTCAAGCATACTTTTtgctacttaatttttaattcctACCACtaccatgtgttttttttttttttttttttggtttttgggccacacccggtaacgctcaggggttactcctggctatgcacttagaagttgctcctggcttgggggaccatatgggatgctgggggatcgaaccacagtccgtccaaggctagcgcaggcaaggcaggcaccttacctctagcaccaccgcctggccccctacCACTACCATGTTaacaaatgaatgagaaaaaaagcTGCCAGCTCTGGAATGACGGGCTCAGCcaactaaaaaacaaaccaatctAGCTGGCTTCTGTGGTCACCCTGCAAGGTGTTCAGTTTATAGAATCCCAGTATAAAGGAGAAAAGTTTATAGGTTTGGCAAAGTAATAGTTAATGTGTGTTTTGCCCTGTAATATAGCTTTCATGGTAGGAACTTCAGGAAAAGTAGGTCAggttaaagatataaaaaatggggcctggagagatagcacagcgatgtttgccttgcaagcagccgatccaggaccaaaaggtggttggtttgaatcctaatgtcccatatggtccccagtgcctgccaggaggtatttctgagcagacagccaggagtaacccctgagcaacgccaggtgtggcccaaaagccaaaaaaacaaaaaaataaaaataaaaataaaaattggactGTATACCACAATAACAGGATTTTCTCCTTCAGAGAAAACTcaagaatatttagaaataatgggctggagagatagcacagtggtagggcgtttgccttgcacgtggccaaccctgcaaggaccctggtttaatccccagcatcacatatggttccctgagcctggcagaaatgattttttttttttaaatatggaacgcttcacgaatttgcgcaggggccatgctaatcttctctgtatcgttccaattttagtatatgtgctgccaaagcgagcacacaggaatgatttcttttctttttttttttttttttttttgtttttgggccacaccctgtgacgctcaggggttactcctggctatgcgctcagaagttgctcctggcttcttgggggaccatatgggacgccgggggatcgaaccgcggtccgtcctaggctagcgcaggcaaggcaggcaccttacctccagcgccaccgcccagccccaggaatgatttctaagtgcagagccaggagtaacccctgagcatcgccaggtgtggccccaaaacaaacaaaagagtatttagaaataataaaaaagaaataataggaaaTTTGCTAACTTCTTTGAACATGAGGATCCCACCAACTCAACAAGCATCactatgttcttatttttatttttgctgtgttTGGGGCTACACAAGACAgagatcagggtttactcctagatctgtgctagggaccactcctggcatcCTTCATAGGAACATAttgggtatcagggatcaaaccgtggtctgccacatgcaaggcacatgccctattcattgtattatcattccagcctcagCCTGCATTATTCTATGGGTTGTAATAGGTTTGTAGAAACATAACAGCCAGGAAACCAGCACAAGATCTATTATTACCTTTGAAGTAGGGGTCTCAGACTCTAGTTTCAATGTAGAGCTTCAACCAGGTGGGGGTACCTTTCTAGGATCAGTTTGTCTTAAAAGTCGACACACCAAAAacaaaggggcaggagagaaagcacagtggcgtttgccttagatgcagaaggacggtggttcaaatcctggcatcccatatggtcccctgagcctgccaggagcgatttctgagcatagagccaggagtaacccctgagcgctgctgggtgtgacccaaaacaaaacaaaaaacaaaaaaaaaaacaaaaaataaagtcgaCACACCAGAGTATTCACTGGGTTACTAATGACACATCAGAGCCAAGCTCAAAACCTGGAGAAGCAAGTGAGGTGTCAAACTGAGCTATGGTGCTCAGAGGAAATGAGTATCGGAGATAAAGCTCTGAGGCCCAGACTCAGGGCCGCCTTCTCCTTCCAGACTCAAAGCTACTTACTTCTTCACAAACCCACTGAAGACCAATGGCATCCCTGGAGATGGGATAATAGACTCAGAATCTCATTCTTGCCTTCGTGTCCCCATAAGCTTAGATGAGGCCCTTTGGTGAGGAAGCAGTGATGAAGGCAATCTTCTTCTCTTTGAAACATTCTGTAAGCAaactactgatttttttttttttttttggccagaggGTGAACAGTACAGACCAAATTTCTTTCATCTCAAAGACTGGTATTTGAGATCCTTAAGTAAAGTTTTCTGTGACCATCTCTGAAGAGTGAAAGTGGTATATGCTAAATGAACTGACAGTATAAGAGTTCAATACCAGAAATGCCAATCTACTTAAGGAATGAGCACACTGTTGGAAAAGCAGCCGGTCACTGCAGACAAGAGTAAATTTTCTCTAAAAGACTGTTAGTGTCTGTGGGTTGGAGAAAGCTCAAAGGAATAAGTGTTTGCTTTATACGTGGGAtgccttggtttgattcccatcagaGCAATCCCCAAGCAACTctgggtgtaaccaaaacaaagaacaaataaaaaaacccacaatccAACCCCCCACTTAGTTTATTTAGAGGGCATGCCTTCCAGATCAGGTGTCTGGAAAGCATGGCTCTAGCCCATGAGGCCTGGTACGAGTCTTCCTAGATGGGGATGAGAGAGAGGGTAGATTTATCGTCTTTGGGTTAAGTGATACCAAAAACTCTAATTATAAGGGATCATGGGATTTCTGGGCCTCATGCTGCTGCTCATGCAGGTTTGAAAGGAATGTTCTATTTATTCCTCACTGTAAGGggtaaattgtgatttttttttctttatgaattccTTCCAATGCCTTGTTGGAATTGTACCTTTTCCTAACCTAACTTGTTGTGGGGCTGGGCAGTTAGAAAATCAAGTTTTGTCCATTGCAGGTTCAAATATGAGGCTTTGCCCTGCTGCACGAGGAAGCTAATTAGACACTGTCTGGGGAAACTAAGCTGCCTGGCAACAGTGAGAAACGAACAGAGGGTCCTTTAAGCTGTGTGGCTAAGCATAAAAGTGGGATACAGAGCTTTGTGTTTCTGCTGCCAAATGTGAGGAAGGATGCCCAGGGGATCCCAGGAAGGCCAGAGATGACTGAGATTACTTCATGGCTTACAGCTCCACTGGGGGGCCATAAACAAGCATCTTATAAAAAGTCCACTGGTCATCAGTGAAGGCTCTGGTACAGAACAACCCCCCCAGAGGGCTACCCACAACTTTGTAGGCCTGCTCAGGTGTGTAGCTAACATCGATGCTGCACCTGTCCCCCTTATAGAGAAAACAGACTAGGTAAGCCCCAAACTCCTAAGTCCAGCAGGCAATTTGGATCTCAGGCTCTCACTATCTAGTGCCCTGGTAGTGAACAAGTTTCCTGTCTCAGTCAGAAGGTGAGAGCCAGACAGTCAGAGAGATGGAATTGCTTCTCTGTCTGCATCTGGCAAGTagcatttagaaaataatttctaggggctggagcaatagcacagtggtagggggcttgccttatacacagctgacccaggacgaatgtcCTGGATATGGtcccggcatcctatacggtcttccaaaccaggagcgatttctgagtgcatagccaggagtaacccc encodes the following:
- the GLYR1 gene encoding cytokine-like nuclear factor N-PAC isoform X2: MAAVSLRLGDLVWGKLGRYPPWPGKIVNPPKDLKKPRGKKCFFVKFFGTEDHAWIKVEQLKPYHAHKEEMIKINKGKRFQQAVDAVEEFLRRAKGKDQTSSHSSADDKNRRNSSEERSRPNSGDEKRKLSLSEGKVKKSVGEGKKRVSSGSSDRGSKSPLKRAQEQSPRKRGRPPKDEKDLTIPESSTVKGMMAGSMAAFKWQPAVSEPVKDADPHFHHFLLSQTEKPAVCYQAITKKLKICEEETGSTSIQAADSTAVNGSITPTDKKIGFLGLGLMGSGIVSNLLKMGHTVTVWNRTAEKEGARLGRTPAEVVSTCDITFACVSDPKAAKDLVLGPSGVLQGIRPGKCYVDMSTVDADTVTELAQVIVSRGGRFLEAPVSGNQQLSNDGMLVILAAGDRGLYEDCSSCFQAMGKTSFFLGEVGNAAKMMLIVNMVQGSFMATIAEGLTLAQVTGQSQQTLLDILNQGQLASIFLDQKCQNILQGNFKPDFYLKYIQKDLRLAIALGDAVNHPTPMAAAANEVYKRAKALDQSDNDMSAVYRAYIH
- the GLYR1 gene encoding cytokine-like nuclear factor N-PAC isoform X1; translation: MAAVSLRLGDLVWGKLGRYPPWPGKIVNPPKDLKKPRGKKCFFVKFFGTEDHAWIKVEQLKPYHAHKEEMIKINKGKRFQQAVDAVEEFLRRAKGKDQTSSHSSADDKNRRNSSEERSRPNSGDEKRKLSLSEGKVKKSVGEGKKRVSSGSSDRGSKSPLKRAQEQSPRKRGRPPKDEKDLTIPESSTVKGMMAGSMAAFKWQPAVSEPVKDADPHFHHFLLSQTEKPAVCYQAITKKLKICEEETGSTSIQAADSTAVNGSITPTDKKIGFLGLGLMGSGIVSNLLKMGHTVTVWNRTAEKCDLFIQEGARLGRTPAEVVSTCDITFACVSDPKAAKDLVLGPSGVLQGIRPGKCYVDMSTVDADTVTELAQVIVSRGGRFLEAPVSGNQQLSNDGMLVILAAGDRGLYEDCSSCFQAMGKTSFFLGEVGNAAKMMLIVNMVQGSFMATIAEGLTLAQVTGQSQQTLLDILNQGQLASIFLDQKCQNILQGNFKPDFYLKYIQKDLRLAIALGDAVNHPTPMAAAANEVYKRAKALDQSDNDMSAVYRAYIH